A single region of the Pseudomonas solani genome encodes:
- the trmD gene encoding tRNA (guanosine(37)-N1)-methyltransferase TrmD, with protein sequence MKSMQVEVISIFPEMFAAISEYGITSRAVKQGLLKLTCWNPRTFTEDRHQTVDDRPFGGGPGMVMKIQPLERALAAAKASAGEQAKVIYLSPQGRQLKQEAVRELVQSESMILIAGRYEGIDERFIEEHVDEEWSIGDYVLSGGELPAMVLIDAVTRLLPGALGHADSAEEDSFTDGLLDCPHYTRPEVYADKRVPDVLLSGNHEHIRRWRLQQSLGRTWERRADLLDSRSLSGEEKKLLAEYIRQRDDS encoded by the coding sequence ATGAAAAGCATGCAGGTCGAGGTCATCAGCATCTTTCCGGAGATGTTCGCCGCCATCAGCGAATACGGCATTACCAGCCGAGCGGTAAAGCAGGGTCTGCTCAAGCTGACCTGCTGGAACCCGCGGACCTTCACCGAGGACCGCCACCAGACGGTGGACGATCGGCCCTTCGGCGGCGGCCCAGGCATGGTGATGAAGATACAGCCCCTGGAGCGGGCCCTGGCAGCAGCCAAGGCGTCGGCCGGGGAGCAGGCGAAGGTGATCTACCTTTCGCCGCAGGGCCGCCAGCTCAAGCAGGAGGCCGTGCGCGAACTGGTGCAATCGGAATCCATGATTCTGATCGCCGGTCGCTACGAAGGTATCGACGAGCGCTTCATCGAAGAGCACGTCGACGAAGAATGGTCGATTGGCGACTACGTATTGTCCGGCGGTGAGCTGCCGGCAATGGTGCTGATCGACGCGGTGACGCGGTTGTTGCCCGGTGCACTGGGCCATGCGGACTCCGCAGAGGAAGACTCGTTCACGGACGGCCTCCTCGATTGCCCGCACTACACCCGGCCTGAGGTGTACGCGGACAAGCGTGTTCCTGATGTGTTGCTTAGTGGCAACCACGAACACATCCGGCGTTGGCGTTTGCAGCAGTCCCTTGGTCGGACCTGGGAACGTCGTGCCGATCTTCTGGATAGCCGCTCGCTTTCTGGAGAAGAGAAGAAGCTGTTGGCGGAATACATCCGTCAGCGGGACGATAGTTAA
- the rimM gene encoding ribosome maturation factor RimM (Essential for efficient processing of 16S rRNA), protein MSTTPAQAEDLIVLGKIFSVHGVRGEVKVYSFTDPLDNVLDYRRWTLKRDNEVKQVEVASGRLHGKVLVAKLKGLDDREVARTFAGFDICVPRSELPELEGDEYYWHQLEGLKVIDQQEQLLGVVDHLLETGANDVMVVKPCPGSLDDRERLLPYTAQCVLTIDLETGEMRVDWDADF, encoded by the coding sequence ATGAGCACGACGCCGGCACAGGCCGAGGACCTCATCGTTCTTGGCAAGATCTTTTCGGTGCATGGCGTACGGGGCGAGGTGAAGGTGTATTCCTTTACCGATCCGCTGGATAACGTGCTCGATTACCGCCGTTGGACGCTTAAACGCGACAACGAGGTAAAGCAGGTCGAAGTGGCCAGTGGACGCTTGCACGGCAAGGTCCTGGTAGCAAAGCTGAAGGGGCTCGATGATCGCGAAGTCGCTCGTACTTTCGCGGGCTTCGACATTTGCGTGCCCCGCAGCGAGCTGCCGGAACTCGAAGGTGACGAGTACTACTGGCATCAGTTGGAAGGTCTCAAGGTCATCGACCAGCAGGAGCAATTGCTCGGCGTCGTCGATCATCTGCTGGAGACCGGCGCCAACGACGTGATGGTGGTCAAGCCCTGCCCCGGCAGCCTCGATGATCGTGAGCGCCTGTTGCCCTATACGGCGCAATGCGTGCTGACGATCGACCTGGAAACAGGCGAGATGCGGGTGGATTGGGACGCTGACTTCTGA
- the rpsP gene encoding 30S ribosomal protein S16 has protein sequence MVTIRLARGGSKKRPFYHLTVTNSRNARDGRFVERIGFFNPVASGAEVKLSVNQERATYWLSQGAQPSERVAQLLKEAAKAAA, from the coding sequence ATGGTAACCATCCGTCTTGCTCGTGGCGGCTCCAAGAAGCGCCCCTTCTACCACCTGACCGTGACCAACAGCCGCAATGCGCGCGATGGTCGCTTTGTTGAGCGTATCGGTTTCTTCAACCCGGTCGCCTCGGGTGCCGAAGTGAAGCTCTCCGTGAATCAAGAGCGCGCCACCTACTGGCTGAGCCAGGGCGCCCAGCCGTCTGAGCGCGTTGCTCAGCTGCTGAAGGAAGCTGCCAAGGCTGCTGCCTAA
- the ffh gene encoding signal recognition particle protein, with product MFENLTDRLSQTLRHVTGKAKLTEDNIKDTLREVRMALLEADVALPVVKDFVNKVKERAVGTEVSKSLTPGQAFVKIVQAELIELMGVANEDLSLAAAPPAVVLMAGLQGAGKTTTVGKLARFLKERKKKSVLVVSADVYRPAAIKQLETLAADIGVTFFPSDISQKPVDIAEAAIREAKLKFIDVVLVDTAGRLHIDGEMMAEIQALHAAIKPVETLFVVDAMTGQDAANTAKAFGEALPLTGVVLTKVDGDARGGAALSVRAITGKPIKFLGMGEKSEALDPFHPDRIASRILGMGDVLSLIEQAEQGMDREKAEKLAKKIKKGKGFDLEDFRDQLQQMKNMGGLGGLMDKLPMLGGVNLAQMGNAQGAAEKQFKQMEAIINSMTPLERRDPEVISGSRKRRIALGSGTQVQDVGRLIKQHKQMQKMMKKVTAKGGMAKMMRGMGGMFPGGGMPKM from the coding sequence ATGTTCGAAAATCTTACAGACCGCCTCTCGCAGACGCTGCGCCATGTCACCGGCAAGGCCAAGCTGACCGAGGACAACATCAAGGACACCCTGCGTGAAGTGCGCATGGCCCTGCTCGAGGCCGACGTTGCCTTGCCCGTGGTCAAGGACTTCGTCAACAAGGTCAAGGAACGCGCCGTCGGTACCGAGGTATCGAAGAGCCTGACGCCGGGCCAGGCGTTCGTGAAGATCGTCCAGGCCGAGCTGATCGAGCTGATGGGCGTGGCCAACGAAGACCTGTCCCTGGCTGCCGCCCCGCCCGCCGTGGTGCTGATGGCCGGCCTGCAGGGTGCGGGCAAGACCACCACCGTCGGCAAGCTCGCGCGCTTCCTCAAGGAGCGCAAGAAGAAGTCCGTGCTGGTGGTGTCGGCCGACGTCTACCGCCCGGCGGCGATCAAGCAGCTGGAAACCCTGGCCGCCGATATCGGCGTGACCTTCTTCCCCTCCGACATCAGCCAGAAGCCGGTGGACATCGCCGAGGCCGCGATCCGCGAAGCCAAGCTGAAGTTCATCGACGTGGTGCTGGTGGACACCGCCGGCCGCCTGCACATCGACGGCGAGATGATGGCCGAGATCCAGGCGCTGCACGCGGCGATCAAGCCGGTGGAAACCCTGTTCGTGGTCGACGCCATGACCGGCCAGGACGCCGCCAACACCGCCAAGGCCTTCGGCGAAGCGCTGCCGCTCACCGGCGTGGTGCTGACCAAGGTCGACGGTGACGCCCGTGGCGGTGCCGCGCTCTCCGTGCGCGCCATCACCGGCAAGCCGATCAAATTCCTCGGCATGGGCGAGAAGAGCGAAGCGCTCGATCCCTTCCACCCGGACCGCATCGCCTCGCGCATCCTCGGCATGGGTGACGTGCTCAGCCTGATCGAGCAGGCCGAGCAGGGCATGGACCGCGAGAAGGCCGAGAAGCTCGCGAAGAAGATCAAGAAGGGCAAGGGCTTCGACCTCGAAGATTTCCGCGACCAATTGCAGCAGATGAAGAACATGGGCGGCCTCGGCGGCCTCATGGACAAGCTGCCCATGCTCGGTGGCGTCAACCTCGCGCAGATGGGCAATGCCCAGGGCGCGGCGGAGAAGCAGTTCAAGCAGATGGAAGCGATCATCAACTCGATGACGCCGCTGGAGCGCCGCGACCCTGAAGTCATCAGTGGCTCGCGCAAGCGCCGTATCGCCCTCGGCTCCGGCACCCAGGTGCAGGACGTCGGCCGGCTGATCAAACAGCACAAGCAGATGCAGAAGATGATGAAGAAGGTCACCGCCAAGGGCGGCATGGCCAAGATGATGCGCGGCATGGGCGGCATGTTCCCCGGCGGCGGCATGCCGAAGATGTAA
- a CDS encoding cytochrome C assembly family protein yields MHPLLPSLLAAFLYAGATTYQGLRLRQRTTPDKRLLVLVGSLALVAHALSLYIQLITPVGLTLDFFNAASLIAAAVIFLTLLAIARIPVENLLLLLLPLGMLTVLLAAFAPSGTVQAIDEEPGILAHILLSILAYGMLTIAVFQSLLLLLQDHQLKHKHPSGLIRNFPALQTMESLLFGFLWAGWSLLSLSLLSGWLFVDNLFAQHLAHKTILSCIAWVVFAVLLWGRHQLGWRGHKAIRWTLAGFCLLMLAYFGSKLVREFILHI; encoded by the coding sequence ATGCACCCTCTGCTGCCCAGCCTCCTGGCTGCCTTCCTTTATGCCGGCGCCACCACCTACCAGGGCCTGCGCCTTCGCCAGCGCACCACGCCGGACAAGCGCCTGCTGGTTCTGGTCGGCTCCCTGGCACTCGTCGCCCATGCGCTCAGCCTTTATATCCAGCTGATCACCCCGGTGGGCCTGACCCTCGACTTCTTCAACGCCGCCAGCCTGATTGCCGCAGCCGTGATCTTCCTCACACTGCTGGCCATTGCCCGGATACCGGTGGAGAACCTTCTCCTGCTGCTGCTGCCACTGGGAATGCTGACCGTCCTGCTGGCCGCCTTCGCCCCCTCCGGGACGGTGCAGGCGATCGACGAGGAGCCAGGCATCCTGGCGCATATCCTGCTGTCGATCCTGGCCTACGGCATGCTCACCATCGCCGTGTTCCAGTCGCTGCTGCTGCTGCTCCAGGACCACCAGCTCAAGCACAAGCACCCCTCGGGACTGATCCGCAACTTCCCGGCACTGCAAACCATGGAGAGCCTGCTGTTCGGCTTCCTCTGGGCCGGCTGGTCCCTGCTGTCGCTGTCGTTGCTCTCCGGCTGGCTGTTCGTCGACAACCTGTTCGCCCAGCACCTGGCGCACAAGACCATCCTGTCGTGCATCGCCTGGGTGGTGTTCGCCGTACTGCTGTGGGGCCGCCACCAGCTCGGCTGGCGCGGGCACAAGGCCATCCGCTGGACCCTGGCGGGCTTCTGCCTGCTGATGCTTGCCTACTTCGGTAGCAAGCTGGTCCGCGAATTCATCCTGCATATCTGA
- a CDS encoding MFS transporter, producing MTTATLSDAANTTPANSPARVATASFIGTAIEFYDFYIYATAAALVIGPVFFPQTSGTAQMLSAFLTFGIAFLARPLGSALFGHFGDRIGRKSTLVASLLLMGASTTLIGVLPGYDTIGAWAPILLCLLRFGQGLGLGGEWGGAALLATENAPPGKRAWFGMFPQLGPSIGFLAANGLFLTLALCLSDEQFRAWGWRIPFLLSAALVMVGLYVRLKLEETPVFAKAMAQHERVKMPVLEAFGSHWRPIVLGALAMVVCYALFYISTVFSLSHGVGSLGYSRESFLGMLCFAVLFMAAATPLSAWLSDRYGRKPVLIVGCTLAILSGFAMQPLLTQGSTLSVTLFLSIELFLMGVTFAPMGALLPELFPTHVRYTGASAAYNLGGIVGASVAPFFAQKLVAMGGLSWVGGYVSVAAALSLLAVLCLKETRDDDLGAVR from the coding sequence ATGACCACCGCCACCTTGAGCGACGCTGCGAACACGACACCGGCCAACTCGCCGGCCCGCGTCGCCACCGCCAGCTTCATCGGCACCGCCATCGAGTTCTACGACTTCTACATCTACGCCACGGCCGCCGCCCTGGTGATAGGCCCGGTGTTCTTCCCGCAGACCTCCGGCACCGCGCAGATGCTCTCGGCCTTCCTCACCTTCGGCATCGCCTTCCTCGCCCGGCCGCTGGGCTCGGCGCTGTTCGGCCACTTCGGCGACCGCATCGGGCGTAAATCCACCCTGGTCGCCTCGCTGCTGCTGATGGGCGCCTCCACTACCCTGATCGGCGTACTGCCCGGCTACGACACCATCGGTGCCTGGGCGCCGATCCTGCTCTGCCTGCTGCGCTTCGGCCAGGGCCTGGGCCTCGGCGGCGAGTGGGGTGGCGCGGCATTGCTGGCCACCGAGAACGCCCCGCCCGGCAAGCGCGCCTGGTTCGGCATGTTCCCCCAGCTCGGCCCATCCATCGGTTTTCTCGCCGCCAACGGCCTGTTCCTCACCCTGGCCCTGTGCCTGAGCGACGAGCAGTTCCGCGCCTGGGGCTGGCGCATCCCCTTCCTGCTCAGCGCCGCACTGGTGATGGTCGGTCTCTACGTGCGCCTGAAGCTGGAGGAGACGCCGGTCTTCGCCAAGGCCATGGCCCAGCACGAGCGGGTGAAGATGCCGGTGCTCGAAGCCTTCGGCAGCCACTGGCGCCCGATCGTCCTCGGCGCCCTGGCGATGGTGGTGTGCTACGCGCTGTTCTACATCTCCACCGTGTTCTCCCTCAGCCACGGCGTGGGCAGCCTCGGCTACAGCCGCGAAAGCTTCCTCGGCATGCTGTGCTTCGCCGTGCTGTTCATGGCAGCGGCGACGCCATTGTCGGCCTGGCTCAGCGACCGCTACGGGCGCAAACCGGTGCTGATCGTGGGCTGTACGCTGGCGATCCTCTCCGGCTTCGCCATGCAGCCGCTGCTGACCCAGGGCTCGACCCTCTCGGTCACCCTGTTCCTCAGCATCGAACTGTTCCTCATGGGCGTGACCTTCGCCCCCATGGGCGCGCTGCTGCCAGAGCTGTTCCCCACCCACGTGCGCTACACCGGCGCCTCGGCGGCCTATAACCTCGGCGGCATCGTCGGCGCCTCGGTGGCACCCTTTTTCGCCCAGAAGCTGGTGGCCATGGGTGGCCTGTCCTGGGTCGGTGGCTACGTATCGGTGGCGGCGGCACTCAGCCTGCTGGCGGTGCTCTGCCTCAAGGAAACCCGCGACGACGACCTGGGCGCGGTGCGCTAA
- a CDS encoding SGNH/GDSL hydrolase family protein, whose amino-acid sequence MPLVLPQALYTKRTALRLAPAAGPDHGLVGAEFAGEPLRILLIGESTVAGVGVSCLQLALPGQLAAALSRQLQRPVAWRACGENGITASEACERLLPQVQDVPVDLVLLVFGVNDTTHFSSTAAWRESLRRLAAPFMPRGVEVVFAAVPPLQHFSALPWLLRRLLGWRARLLDMQVRALADELGAEHCAASIAMQADYLALDGYHPSQLGCSVWGGLLAEWIVRAGRVAPAASRLVEETAGA is encoded by the coding sequence ATGCCCCTGGTGCTGCCCCAGGCCCTGTACACCAAGCGCACCGCCCTGCGCCTGGCCCCTGCCGCTGGCCCCGATCACGGGCTGGTGGGCGCGGAATTTGCGGGTGAACCCCTGCGCATCCTCCTGATCGGCGAATCCACCGTTGCCGGAGTCGGTGTCTCCTGCCTGCAACTGGCCTTGCCGGGGCAACTGGCGGCGGCGCTTTCCCGGCAGTTGCAGCGCCCGGTGGCCTGGCGCGCCTGTGGCGAGAACGGCATCACCGCGAGCGAGGCTTGTGAGCGCCTGTTGCCGCAGGTGCAGGACGTGCCGGTGGACCTGGTGCTGCTGGTCTTCGGTGTCAACGACACCACTCATTTCAGTTCCACCGCTGCCTGGCGCGAATCCCTGCGACGCCTGGCTGCCCCCTTCATGCCGCGGGGCGTCGAGGTGGTGTTCGCCGCCGTTCCCCCCTTGCAGCACTTCAGCGCCTTGCCCTGGTTGTTGCGCCGCCTGCTGGGCTGGCGTGCGCGCTTGCTCGACATGCAGGTGCGGGCATTGGCTGACGAGTTGGGGGCCGAGCACTGCGCGGCGAGCATCGCCATGCAGGCCGACTACCTGGCGCTGGACGGCTATCACCCGTCACAGCTGGGGTGTTCGGTCTGGGGCGGCTTGCTGGCGGAGTGGATCGTGCGGGCGGGGAGGGTGGCGCCGGCTGCCAGCCGCCTCGTCGAAGAGACGGCTGGAGCCTGA
- the purT gene encoding formate-dependent phosphoribosylglycinamide formyltransferase yields the protein MPRIGTPLSPSATRVLLCGSGELGKEVVIELQRLGVEVIAVDRYENAPAMQVAHRSHVISMLDGEALRRVIELEKPHYIVPEIEAIATATLVELEAEGYTVIPTARAAQLTMNREGIRRLAAEELGLPTSPYHFADTFEDYCAGVASVGYPCVVKPIMSSSGKGQSVLKSDDDLQYAWDYAQEGGRAGKGRVIVEGFIDFEYEITLLTVRHVGGTTFCAPIGHRQVKGDYHESWQPQVMSPKALAESERVAKAVTEALGGRGLFGVELFVKGDEVWFSEVSPRPHDTGLVTLISQELSEFALHARAILGLPIPVIRQSGPSASAVILVEGKSTEMSFGNLSAALAEPDTALRLFGKPAVDGQRRLGVALARDESTDLARVKATRAAQAVDVKL from the coding sequence ATGCCCCGTATTGGAACCCCGCTGTCGCCGAGCGCGACCCGTGTACTGCTCTGCGGCTCTGGCGAGCTGGGCAAGGAAGTGGTGATCGAGCTGCAGCGCCTGGGCGTCGAAGTGATCGCCGTCGACCGCTACGAGAACGCGCCGGCCATGCAGGTCGCCCATCGCAGCCACGTCATCAGCATGCTTGACGGCGAGGCCCTGCGCCGCGTCATCGAGCTGGAGAAGCCGCACTACATCGTGCCGGAGATCGAAGCCATCGCCACCGCCACCCTGGTGGAGCTGGAGGCCGAAGGCTACACCGTGATCCCCACCGCGCGCGCTGCGCAGCTGACCATGAACCGCGAAGGCATCCGTCGCCTGGCGGCCGAGGAGCTGGGCCTGCCCACCTCGCCGTACCACTTCGCCGACACCTTCGAGGATTACTGCGCCGGCGTCGCCAGCGTCGGCTACCCCTGCGTGGTGAAGCCGATCATGAGCTCCTCCGGCAAGGGCCAGTCGGTGCTCAAGAGCGACGACGACCTGCAATACGCCTGGGATTACGCCCAGGAAGGCGGCCGCGCCGGCAAGGGCCGCGTGATCGTCGAAGGCTTCATCGACTTCGAATACGAAATCACCCTGCTCACCGTGCGCCATGTCGGTGGCACCACCTTCTGCGCGCCCATCGGTCACCGCCAGGTGAAGGGCGACTACCACGAATCCTGGCAGCCCCAGGTGATGAGCCCCAAGGCCCTGGCCGAGTCCGAGCGCGTGGCCAAGGCCGTGACCGAGGCCCTGGGCGGCCGTGGCCTGTTCGGCGTGGAGCTGTTCGTCAAAGGCGACGAGGTGTGGTTCAGCGAAGTGTCGCCGCGCCCCCATGACACCGGCCTGGTCACCCTGATCTCCCAGGAGCTGTCCGAGTTCGCCCTGCATGCCCGCGCCATCCTCGGCCTGCCGATTCCGGTGATCCGCCAATCCGGCCCGTCCGCCTCGGCGGTGATCCTGGTGGAAGGCAAATCCACCGAGATGAGCTTCGGCAACCTCTCTGCGGCCCTGGCCGAGCCGGACACCGCGCTGCGCCTGTTCGGCAAGCCGGCGGTGGACGGTCAGCGTCGCCTCGGCGTGGCCCTGGCCCGCGACGAGTCCACCGACCTGGCCCGTGTCAAGGCGACCCGCGCGGCCCAGGCCGTCGACGTCAAGCTGTGA
- a CDS encoding DUF1289 domain-containing protein: protein MERERPVASPCVHVCALDDDDICTGCQRSVDEITRWGRMDNAERREVLVRCMERARAGGQFLIQPH from the coding sequence ATGGAACGTGAACGCCCCGTCGCCTCGCCCTGCGTGCATGTCTGCGCGCTGGACGATGATGACATCTGCACCGGCTGCCAGCGCAGCGTCGACGAGATCACCCGCTGGGGGCGCATGGACAACGCCGAGCGCCGCGAGGTGCTGGTGCGCTGCATGGAGCGTGCGCGGGCCGGTGGCCAGTTCCTGATCCAGCCCCACTGA
- a CDS encoding gamma carbonic anhydrase family protein, which yields MKYRLGNARVETHPDSWIAPDAAVIGKVRLDAGASVWFGAVLRGDNELIHIGENSNVQDGTVMHTDMGFPLNIGKGVTIGHNAMLHGCTVGDYSLIGINAVILNGAKIGKYCIIGANALIPEGKEIPDGSLVMGSPGKIVRELTEQQKKMLEGSAAHYVHNAQRYARGLVEQED from the coding sequence ATGAAATACCGCTTGGGCAACGCCCGTGTCGAAACCCATCCCGACAGCTGGATCGCCCCCGACGCGGCGGTGATCGGCAAGGTCCGTCTCGACGCTGGCGCCAGCGTCTGGTTCGGCGCCGTACTGCGCGGCGATAACGAACTCATCCATATCGGCGAGAACAGCAATGTGCAGGACGGCACCGTCATGCACACCGACATGGGCTTCCCGCTGAACATCGGCAAGGGCGTGACCATCGGCCACAACGCCATGCTCCATGGCTGCACCGTCGGCGACTACAGCCTCATCGGCATCAACGCCGTGATCCTCAACGGCGCCAAGATCGGCAAGTACTGCATCATCGGCGCCAATGCCCTGATCCCCGAAGGCAAGGAAATTCCCGATGGCTCGCTGGTCATGGGTTCGCCCGGTAAAATAGTCCGCGAGCTGACCGAGCAGCAGAAGAAGATGCTCGAAGGCAGCGCCGCGCACTACGTGCACAACGCCCAGCGTTATGCACGGGGACTGGTCGAACAGGAAGATTGA
- a CDS encoding CoA pyrophosphatase, with the protein MLDDLHRRVRSYSPKTLVTDRTFPEAAVLVPITRSAEPELVLTLRASGLSTHGGEVAFPGGRRDPEDRDLIHTALREAEEEIGLPPGLVEVIGPLSTLVSRHGIQVTPYVGFVPDYVEYKANDGEIDSVFSVPLEFFRSDPREMTHRIDYLGQSWYVPSYQFGQYKIWGLTAIMVVELVNLVFDAGIEMREPPATFVKLS; encoded by the coding sequence ATGTTGGATGACCTGCACCGCCGTGTGCGGAGCTACTCCCCGAAGACGCTGGTGACCGACCGCACGTTCCCCGAGGCGGCGGTACTGGTGCCCATCACCCGCAGCGCCGAACCCGAGCTGGTGCTCACCCTGCGCGCCAGCGGCCTGTCCACCCACGGTGGCGAAGTGGCCTTCCCTGGTGGCCGACGCGACCCCGAGGACCGCGACCTGATCCACACCGCCCTGCGCGAGGCGGAGGAGGAGATCGGCCTGCCGCCTGGCCTGGTCGAGGTGATCGGCCCGCTCAGTACCCTGGTCTCGCGCCATGGCATCCAGGTCACGCCCTATGTCGGCTTCGTGCCCGACTACGTGGAATACAAGGCCAACGACGGCGAGATCGATTCGGTCTTCAGCGTGCCCCTGGAGTTTTTCCGCAGCGACCCCCGCGAGATGACCCACCGCATCGACTACCTCGGCCAGAGCTGGTACGTGCCGAGCTACCAGTTCGGCCAGTACAAGATCTGGGGCCTTACCGCGATCATGGTGGTGGAGCTGGTCAACCTGGTCTTCGATGCCGGCATCGAGATGCGCGAGCCGCCGGCCACCTTCGTCAAACTCAGCTAA
- a CDS encoding NUDIX hydrolase, with protein MKFCSQCGGPVIQRIPEGDNRLRHVCELCHTIHYMNPRIVAGCVPVWGKQVLLCRRAIEPRKGYWTLPAGFMENGETMEQAAARETAEEACARVRNLQLYTLFDLPHISQVYTFFLAELEDLDFSAGEESLEVKLFDEADIPWSELAFPTVGRTLECYFADRVEQVYPVRNEPLAPLLAYYKKA; from the coding sequence ATGAAGTTCTGCAGCCAGTGCGGCGGCCCCGTGATCCAGCGCATCCCCGAAGGCGACAATCGCCTGCGCCATGTCTGCGAGCTATGCCACACCATTCACTACATGAACCCGCGCATCGTCGCCGGCTGCGTACCGGTCTGGGGCAAGCAGGTGCTCCTGTGCCGCCGCGCCATCGAACCGCGCAAGGGCTACTGGACCCTGCCCGCCGGCTTCATGGAGAACGGCGAGACCATGGAACAGGCCGCCGCCCGCGAAACCGCCGAGGAGGCCTGCGCGCGGGTGCGCAACCTGCAGCTCTATACCCTGTTCGACCTGCCGCACATCAGCCAGGTGTACACCTTCTTCCTCGCTGAACTGGAGGACCTGGACTTCTCGGCCGGCGAAGAAAGCCTGGAAGTGAAACTCTTCGACGAAGCCGACATCCCTTGGTCCGAGCTGGCTTTTCCGACTGTCGGGCGTACCTTAGAATGCTACTTCGCCGACCGTGTCGAGCAGGTCTATCCGGTCCGCAACGAGCCATTGGCGCCCTTACTGGCCTACTACAAGAAAGCCTGA
- a CDS encoding L,D-transpeptidase family protein has product MRCLLVALILCFTSLSHASAAPSLEGKGIDKVLVVKSERKLLLMNRGNILKSYRISLGKQPKGPKLREGDQRTPEGFYWIDWRKTSDKYNLAMHISYPNARDSLQARDKGVPAGGMIMIHGTPLDEEYPEWYFHTLDWTEGCIAMKNADMREIWSLVKDGTLIEIRP; this is encoded by the coding sequence ATGCGCTGTTTGCTCGTTGCCTTGATCCTTTGCTTTACCTCCCTGTCCCACGCCAGCGCCGCCCCCAGCCTCGAAGGCAAGGGCATCGACAAGGTGCTGGTGGTCAAGTCCGAGCGCAAGCTGCTGCTCATGAACCGCGGCAACATCCTCAAGAGCTACCGCATCTCCCTGGGCAAGCAGCCCAAGGGGCCGAAGCTGCGCGAGGGCGACCAGCGCACGCCAGAAGGCTTCTACTGGATCGACTGGCGCAAGACCAGCGACAAGTACAACCTGGCCATGCACATCTCCTACCCCAACGCCCGCGACTCCCTGCAGGCCCGTGACAAGGGCGTGCCCGCCGGCGGCATGATCATGATCCACGGCACCCCGCTGGATGAGGAATACCCCGAGTGGTATTTCCACACCCTGGACTGGACCGAAGGCTGCATCGCCATGAAGAACGCCGACATGCGCGAGATCTGGAGCCTGGTGAAGGACGGCACGCTGATCGAGATCCGCCCCTGA
- a CDS encoding Nif3-like dinuclear metal center hexameric protein has product MYKLCFYVPESHLEPVKKAVFSAGGGRIGAYDSCCWQSLGQGQFRPLAEADPFIGQAGRVEHVSEWKVEMVVADELIHDAVRALKQAHPYETPAYEVWRLSDLVF; this is encoded by the coding sequence ATGTACAAGCTGTGCTTCTACGTTCCGGAATCCCATCTGGAGCCGGTCAAGAAAGCGGTCTTCTCGGCGGGGGGCGGCCGCATCGGCGCCTATGACAGTTGCTGCTGGCAAAGCCTAGGGCAGGGCCAGTTCCGCCCGCTGGCCGAAGCCGATCCCTTCATCGGCCAGGCCGGCCGGGTGGAGCATGTATCCGAGTGGAAGGTGGAGATGGTGGTGGCCGACGAGCTGATCCACGATGCCGTGCGCGCCCTCAAGCAGGCCCACCCCTACGAGACGCCGGCCTATGAGGTCTGGCGCCTGTCCGACCTGGTGTTCTGA
- a CDS encoding CDGSH iron-sulfur domain-containing protein, with translation MPASGSTDDAGERPLSTTEEGASLPEVRRVEPGATLLLCRCGLSPRLPDCPSDCAQGLSLHIERQHLLILCRCGLSQRLPYCDGSHAPAAPSLKDKWRRFWQGD, from the coding sequence ATGCCCGCGTCTGGGTCGACTGACGACGCCGGCGAGCGCCCTCTCTCCACCACGGAGGAGGGCGCGTCGCTACCGGAGGTGCGCCGGGTCGAGCCCGGCGCCACTCTGCTGCTGTGCCGCTGCGGGCTTTCGCCCCGGCTTCCCGATTGCCCGTCCGACTGCGCGCAGGGCCTCTCGCTTCACATCGAACGCCAGCACTTGCTCATCCTCTGCCGCTGTGGCCTCTCGCAACGCCTGCCGTACTGCGATGGCAGCCACGCACCCGCCGCGCCTTCGCTGAAGGACAAGTGGCGCCGGTTCTGGCAGGGCGACTGA